A genomic segment from Idiomarina piscisalsi encodes:
- the argC gene encoding N-acetyl-gamma-glutamyl-phosphate reductase: MPYQTPPSQSVAIIGASGYVGAELTRLVNQHSALVLIGCYVSEHSSDAGKLLGDLHPQYAHCLSMPLQPLSSAAKAAIIEQADTVFLCTDHAVSVALAPEFLQAGLKVMDLSGGFRLHDVNQYSDFYGFEHKHTDWLGRAVYGLAEWHAADIVTAQLVAVPGCYPTAALMALLPLKQKALLTDEKVIVNAVSGVTGAGRKASLNTHGAELSLQAYGLFNHRHTPEIAQQLQQNVLFTPHLANFPRGILATIYANLHEQVTDTEIEGAYQCYAGQPLVRVKAQNRPAIKNVEHQPFVDIGWHRQGNQLIVLSAIDNLLKGAASQAIQCINLQLGLPVEEGLL, from the coding sequence ATGCCGTATCAAACACCTCCTTCTCAATCAGTCGCCATTATCGGAGCCAGTGGGTATGTCGGCGCCGAGCTCACTCGGCTGGTTAATCAGCACTCTGCGTTAGTGCTTATCGGCTGTTATGTGTCTGAGCATAGCAGCGATGCCGGCAAGTTGCTGGGTGATTTGCATCCGCAGTATGCGCATTGTTTGAGTATGCCGTTGCAGCCTTTATCGAGCGCTGCTAAAGCGGCGATTATTGAACAAGCGGACACGGTATTTTTATGCACGGATCACGCTGTCAGTGTCGCGTTAGCCCCAGAGTTTTTGCAGGCCGGTCTCAAGGTTATGGATTTGTCTGGTGGCTTTCGGCTGCACGACGTAAACCAGTATTCCGACTTCTACGGCTTTGAACATAAACACACGGACTGGCTAGGCAGAGCGGTGTATGGTCTGGCCGAATGGCACGCCGCGGATATTGTGACCGCCCAGCTGGTTGCGGTGCCGGGCTGTTATCCAACCGCTGCATTAATGGCGTTGCTTCCGCTAAAACAAAAAGCGTTGCTGACCGACGAAAAAGTGATTGTAAATGCCGTTTCGGGTGTAACCGGCGCGGGCCGTAAAGCATCACTTAATACTCATGGTGCAGAGCTGTCATTGCAGGCTTACGGGCTATTCAATCATCGGCACACGCCAGAAATAGCTCAGCAGTTACAACAAAATGTGCTTTTTACACCGCACCTGGCGAACTTCCCCAGAGGCATACTGGCGACCATCTATGCGAATCTTCACGAGCAAGTCACCGACACCGAAATAGAAGGCGCGTATCAGTGCTATGCCGGGCAACCGCTGGTTCGGGTAAAAGCGCAAAATCGGCCAGCGATAAAAAACGTTGAGCACCAGCCGTTTGTCGATATTGGTTGGCATCGACAGGGGAATCAACTGATTGTGCTGTCGGCGATTGATAACTTATTGAAGGGCGCGGCGAGCCAAGCCATTCAGTGCATCAACCTGCAACTGGGACTGCCGGTTGAGGAGGGCTTGCTATGA
- a CDS encoding methyl-accepting chemotaxis protein has translation MLRQFSIGTRAIGAFGLIGVFVIILGLFALNRMGAIADRMHVITDKQVPAVEKVNALNNEFLYVNIYSANVYTYLNDPDRLQRYLDRLDSASASLKEAQEEYSSLIEDPEARKLFNEYKALDKKYWQLNKQFLELVNAKLPDVIASLRENSLIPLSTEISAKLNQLQQREMALISDAGDNATSVYDSANIAVIIAIIAVVSLLIFFAIMMTKSVVSPISAAVDFAKVIASRDLTQTIDVVGNDEPAQLLRQLIKTRDELRESISTISESSEQLASTSEELSSVTQDSTRTIQQQTEELEQAATAVNELTTAVETVAQDAQNASEASEEANRQAQQGDDRVRQTVRAIEELSQEIGDSSSNVTELAEKVTSITKVLEVIRGIAEQTNLLALNAAIEAARAGESGRGFAVVADEVRSLAHKTQQSTVEIEDMVKAINESSDRSVSTMEKSMERATRTLDVAREAGEALQLIATAVSEINNHNTSIASAAEEQANVARDVDKNLVSIRDLSNSTASGAEQTNASSDELSRLAVDLSELVKRFRV, from the coding sequence ATGTTACGACAGTTTTCTATAGGTACCAGAGCCATTGGGGCATTCGGTCTAATCGGCGTATTCGTTATCATTCTTGGGCTATTTGCTCTCAATAGAATGGGCGCCATTGCCGATCGCATGCATGTTATTACCGACAAGCAAGTGCCTGCAGTGGAAAAAGTCAATGCACTAAATAACGAGTTTCTCTACGTCAACATATACTCGGCTAACGTTTACACTTATTTAAACGACCCAGACCGTCTGCAACGCTACTTAGATAGATTAGATTCAGCTTCGGCCAGTTTAAAAGAAGCCCAGGAGGAATACAGTTCCCTCATTGAAGACCCTGAAGCACGAAAACTGTTTAACGAGTACAAAGCGCTTGATAAAAAATATTGGCAGCTTAACAAGCAGTTTTTAGAGTTAGTTAATGCAAAACTTCCTGATGTTATTGCATCCCTACGTGAAAACTCATTAATTCCGTTAAGCACAGAAATATCAGCGAAACTAAACCAACTTCAGCAGCGCGAAATGGCGTTAATTAGCGATGCCGGCGATAATGCAACCAGTGTGTATGACAGTGCCAACATCGCTGTCATCATTGCGATTATTGCGGTCGTCTCGTTACTCATTTTCTTTGCTATTATGATGACCAAAAGTGTCGTCAGCCCAATATCCGCCGCTGTGGATTTTGCAAAAGTCATCGCTTCTCGCGACTTAACTCAAACCATAGACGTTGTCGGCAACGATGAACCGGCTCAGTTACTGAGACAATTGATTAAAACTCGTGATGAATTGCGCGAATCCATCAGTACTATTTCTGAGTCTTCCGAACAGCTGGCGTCAACTTCTGAAGAATTGAGCTCGGTGACACAAGATTCAACACGCACCATTCAGCAGCAAACGGAAGAACTTGAACAGGCAGCGACTGCGGTTAACGAGTTGACTACCGCTGTCGAAACCGTGGCTCAGGATGCACAAAATGCGTCGGAAGCGTCTGAAGAAGCCAACCGTCAGGCACAACAAGGTGACGATAGAGTACGCCAAACCGTCAGAGCCATTGAAGAGTTGTCACAAGAAATTGGTGACTCGTCAAGTAACGTGACTGAACTTGCAGAGAAAGTCACCAGCATTACCAAAGTACTGGAAGTTATTCGCGGTATTGCTGAGCAAACCAACCTACTGGCACTAAACGCAGCTATTGAAGCCGCGCGCGCGGGTGAATCTGGTCGTGGTTTCGCGGTGGTTGCCGACGAAGTACGCTCTTTGGCTCACAAGACTCAGCAGTCGACCGTTGAAATTGAGGACATGGTTAAGGCCATTAATGAATCCAGCGACCGCTCTGTATCAACCATGGAGAAAAGCATGGAACGGGCGACTCGCACTCTCGATGTGGCTCGTGAAGCGGGCGAAGCATTGCAACTTATTGCAACCGCTGTCAGCGAAATCAACAACCATAACACCTCCATTGCCAGCGCCGCTGAAGAGCAGGCCAATGTGGCTCGTGACGTTGATAAGAACCTGGTCAGTATTCGCGACCTGTCTAACTCAACCGCATCGGGCGCCGAGCAGACCAATGCCTCAAGTGACGAGCTCTCGCGCCTGGCAGTTGATTTGAGCGAATTGGTTAAACGTTTCCGAGTTTAG
- the argB gene encoding acetylglutamate kinase, producing the protein MKVVKLGGSLLEQPEKLNALFQSLKQHEDEIVLVHGGGSLVQQWLSTAGLHSEKQSGLRVSPEPHMSYIVGGLAGAANKILMKQAIASGLKPIGLTLYEAGVNCVRQSESLGQVGLCQVSSTEPVPALLADLLMHGYLPIISSIGFGENGEWFNVNADDAAVAVAATYNADLLLITDVEAVLDGSGSPLSHLNSESIQQLTQAGVIKDGMEVKVRGALSAAKRLRRCVRIGSWNVMNNPFSGTQISE; encoded by the coding sequence ATGAAGGTGGTTAAACTCGGTGGCAGCCTGCTGGAACAACCAGAAAAGCTAAATGCGCTGTTTCAGTCGCTGAAACAACACGAGGATGAAATCGTGTTGGTTCACGGTGGCGGTTCGCTGGTCCAACAGTGGCTGAGCACCGCTGGTTTGCACAGTGAAAAACAAAGCGGCTTACGGGTCAGTCCGGAGCCGCACATGTCCTATATAGTGGGTGGCTTGGCAGGCGCGGCCAACAAAATCTTAATGAAACAGGCGATTGCCTCAGGCTTAAAACCGATTGGACTGACGCTTTATGAAGCGGGGGTTAACTGTGTTCGACAGTCTGAAAGCTTAGGTCAGGTTGGTCTTTGCCAGGTTTCAAGTACGGAGCCGGTGCCTGCGTTGTTGGCCGACTTACTGATGCATGGTTACCTACCTATTATCAGCTCTATCGGCTTTGGCGAAAACGGCGAGTGGTTCAATGTCAATGCGGATGATGCCGCTGTGGCCGTCGCTGCCACCTACAATGCTGATTTGCTGTTAATAACCGACGTTGAAGCAGTTCTGGACGGCAGTGGAAGCCCTTTAAGCCATCTCAATTCAGAGTCTATTCAGCAACTGACCCAGGCGGGAGTGATTAAAGACGGCATGGAGGTAAAAGTGCGCGGGGCGCTGAGCGCCGCAAAACGCTTACGACGATGTGTGCGAATTGGCAGTTGGAATGTAATGAATAACCCCTTTTCAGGCACACAGATTAGTGAGTAA
- the argH gene encoding argininosuccinate lyase — protein sequence MALWGGRFAAGPDAAFQQFNDSLPFDYVLAEQDITGSKAWANALHKVGVLNHDECLQLQQALNELLSEVREDPAAVAVGGDEDIHSFVEAALIAKVGDLAKKLHTGRSRNDQVATDLRLWCREQAGVLQQSLKQTQQALLNLAQREKDTVIPGYTHLQRAQPVLLAHWCLAYVEMLQRDSERLQDATGRLNKSPLGCGALAGTAYAVDREAIASELGFSEATRNSLDSVSDRDFVVELLSTASLSMLHLSRLAEDLIFYNSGEAGFIELADNVTSGSSLMPQKKNPDALELVRGKSGRVVGSLTGLMMTLKALPLAYNKDMQEDKEGLFDAFTTWQASLAMVTSTLNGLTVNHEACRKAAQGGYANATELADYMVSKGIPFRQAHHNVGELVQQAIQAQKPLEDMPLEAFQAVVPVIEQDVYDWLTLDALLEKRCALGGTSPERVNEALKAAQQQQQIQVRDANLSDIGAILDLVQHWAGAGENLPRAKDDIVHSINEFAVTEVDGKVMGCASLYIYTTGLAEIRSLGVNPKTEVRGQGRMLVAYLLKKARLLQLNRVIVLTRVPDFFEQRGFNHCSKDTLPEKVMKDCEICPRLANCDELAMEYHLEQPNEQLIFRSVC from the coding sequence ATGGCGCTATGGGGTGGACGTTTTGCGGCAGGGCCCGATGCCGCGTTTCAGCAGTTTAATGACTCGCTGCCGTTTGACTATGTGCTGGCGGAGCAGGATATCACCGGCTCTAAAGCCTGGGCGAATGCGTTGCACAAGGTTGGCGTGTTAAACCATGATGAATGTCTGCAGTTACAGCAGGCATTGAATGAACTGCTCAGTGAGGTGCGCGAAGACCCTGCGGCAGTTGCTGTTGGTGGCGATGAGGACATTCACTCTTTTGTTGAGGCTGCACTGATAGCTAAAGTGGGTGATTTAGCCAAAAAGCTGCATACCGGGCGCAGCCGGAATGATCAGGTAGCGACCGATTTACGTTTGTGGTGCCGCGAGCAAGCAGGAGTTCTGCAGCAGTCACTGAAGCAGACTCAGCAGGCATTACTGAACCTAGCGCAACGTGAAAAAGACACCGTGATACCGGGCTATACGCACCTCCAACGGGCGCAACCGGTATTGCTGGCGCACTGGTGCTTAGCTTATGTAGAAATGCTGCAGCGCGATAGTGAGCGCTTACAAGACGCTACTGGTCGGCTCAATAAAAGCCCCTTAGGTTGCGGTGCACTGGCAGGTACGGCGTATGCGGTCGACCGCGAAGCTATTGCCAGCGAGCTGGGTTTTAGTGAAGCAACGCGTAACAGTCTGGATTCAGTATCTGACCGTGACTTTGTGGTGGAGCTGTTAAGCACCGCGTCGTTGTCGATGCTGCATTTGTCGCGCTTAGCGGAAGACCTAATTTTCTATAACTCCGGGGAGGCCGGTTTCATCGAGCTGGCCGATAATGTGACGTCGGGATCGTCACTGATGCCGCAGAAGAAAAACCCGGACGCGCTGGAGTTGGTGCGCGGTAAAAGCGGCCGGGTGGTGGGTTCATTAACCGGCTTAATGATGACCTTAAAAGCGCTGCCATTGGCCTACAACAAAGACATGCAGGAAGATAAAGAAGGCTTGTTCGATGCCTTTACCACCTGGCAGGCGTCACTGGCGATGGTGACCTCGACCCTGAATGGTCTGACGGTTAATCATGAGGCTTGTCGTAAGGCTGCGCAAGGCGGTTATGCCAATGCGACTGAGCTCGCGGACTATATGGTATCCAAAGGCATTCCTTTCCGGCAGGCGCATCACAACGTCGGCGAGCTGGTGCAACAGGCTATTCAGGCTCAAAAACCATTAGAGGATATGCCGCTGGAGGCGTTTCAGGCGGTGGTCCCGGTTATTGAGCAGGACGTTTATGATTGGCTGACGCTGGATGCTCTGCTGGAAAAACGTTGTGCCCTGGGCGGTACGTCGCCGGAGCGGGTGAATGAAGCGTTAAAAGCGGCGCAGCAGCAACAGCAGATCCAGGTGCGTGACGCGAACTTAAGTGATATTGGCGCTATTTTAGACTTAGTTCAGCACTGGGCTGGAGCGGGCGAGAATCTGCCGCGGGCAAAAGACGATATCGTGCACTCGATTAATGAATTTGCGGTGACGGAAGTTGACGGTAAGGTGATGGGCTGTGCGTCGTTGTATATCTACACCACAGGTTTAGCGGAAATTCGCTCGTTAGGAGTCAACCCGAAAACCGAGGTGCGTGGTCAGGGGCGTATGTTGGTGGCTTACTTATTGAAAAAAGCTCGTTTGTTGCAGCTAAACCGAGTGATAGTACTGACCCGGGTGCCGGATTTTTTTGAGCAGCGGGGCTTTAACCATTGCTCGAAAGACACCTTACCGGAAAAGGTCATGAAGGACTGTGAGATTTGCCCAAGGCTGGCCAACTGCGACGAGCTGGCCATGGAGTATCACCTTGAGCAGCCGAACGAACAGTTAATTTTCCGTTCGGTTTGTTAG
- the argE gene encoding acetylornithine deacetylase — MTAQALPSFFSMYQQLIALPSISATVPKWDTSNKKVIDLLAEWLELLGFECEINELESQQGKYNLLARRGAGSGGLLLSGHTDTVPYDASRWHFDPFTLTEKDNRWYGLGSIDMKGFFAFVMQALSELDISQQSKPIMVLATADEETTMNGAREVSRFSNLKPDYCVIGEPTDMRPVYAHKGHMSEVIRITGRSGHSSDPALGINAIELMHEVISSLMKLKEEFKHKYSNSSFTVPQPTMNFGHIHGGDNANRICGCCELHLDVRPLPGLSVDELYAHLHKATESIQTRYPGSIELISLHHPIPAFEQTHNSALVQLAEKVSQSQARAVNYCTEAPFLQELGCETLVMGPGSIKQAHQPDEYLLTETIEPTQEKLKKLLKSYCFSN, encoded by the coding sequence ATGACTGCTCAGGCTTTACCGTCTTTTTTTTCCATGTATCAGCAGCTTATTGCGCTGCCATCCATTAGCGCGACCGTTCCTAAATGGGATACCAGCAACAAGAAGGTCATTGACTTATTGGCTGAGTGGCTGGAATTACTGGGCTTTGAGTGTGAAATTAACGAGCTGGAAAGTCAGCAGGGAAAGTACAATTTACTGGCGCGGCGCGGCGCCGGCAGTGGCGGATTATTGCTGTCCGGTCATACCGACACGGTGCCTTATGATGCCAGCCGCTGGCACTTTGATCCCTTTACGTTAACCGAAAAAGATAACCGCTGGTATGGGCTTGGCAGCATCGATATGAAAGGTTTTTTCGCTTTTGTCATGCAAGCTTTAAGTGAACTCGATATCAGCCAACAAAGCAAACCCATTATGGTTCTGGCTACCGCCGACGAGGAAACCACCATGAACGGCGCCCGTGAGGTCAGCCGTTTTTCTAACCTAAAACCCGACTACTGTGTCATTGGCGAACCTACCGATATGCGACCCGTGTACGCCCACAAAGGGCACATGAGTGAGGTCATTCGTATTACCGGGCGCTCCGGCCATAGCTCCGATCCGGCACTGGGTATTAACGCGATAGAGCTGATGCACGAAGTCATTTCTTCACTCATGAAATTAAAAGAAGAGTTTAAGCATAAATATTCAAATTCAAGCTTCACTGTGCCACAGCCGACGATGAACTTCGGGCACATTCACGGGGGCGACAACGCCAATCGTATTTGCGGCTGCTGTGAGCTGCACTTAGACGTGCGCCCACTCCCCGGACTGTCTGTCGATGAACTCTACGCGCATTTGCACAAAGCCACGGAAAGTATTCAAACCCGCTACCCTGGCTCAATCGAATTGATATCTCTGCACCACCCGATCCCGGCATTTGAGCAAACGCACAACTCAGCACTCGTGCAACTCGCTGAAAAAGTCTCACAGTCACAAGCACGGGCCGTAAATTACTGCACCGAAGCGCCTTTTCTGCAAGAGTTAGGTTGCGAAACCTTAGTTATGGGTCCCGGTTCAATTAAGCAGGCTCACCAACCCGATGAGTACTTATTAACCGAAACCATTGAACCCACTCAAGAAAAGCTAAAAAAGTTATTAAAAAGCTATTGTTTTTCCAACTAG
- a CDS encoding argininosuccinate synthase, giving the protein MSHVKKVVLAYSGGLDTSAIVPWLKENYGCEVVAFVADVGQGAEELEGVEEKAKASGASECHVVDLKDEFVKRYVYPTLKTGAIYEGTYLLGTAMARPIIAKAQVEVARKVGADALAHGCTGKGNDQVRFESCYAALAPDLQVIAPWREWELSSRESLLDYLAERNIPCSASATKIYSRDANAWHISHEGGELEDPWCEPTDKVWTMTTSPEQAPDKPEYVSVTVENGDITAVNDKALSPFECLNVLNDIAAKHGVGRVDIVENRLVGMKSRGCYETPGGTVMMAALQAIDELVLDKTSRSWKAQLSEQFAQLLYDGRWFTPLQQSVMSAAQSLCSTASGDVVLKLYKGSVTAVQKRSPNSLYSEDFATFGADEVYNQAHAEGFIRLFSLPSRIAALQKQQKR; this is encoded by the coding sequence ATGAGTCACGTAAAAAAAGTTGTTTTGGCCTATTCTGGCGGTCTGGACACATCGGCCATTGTGCCCTGGTTAAAAGAGAATTATGGCTGCGAAGTTGTGGCGTTTGTGGCTGATGTAGGACAGGGCGCCGAAGAGCTGGAAGGCGTGGAAGAAAAAGCCAAAGCGTCCGGTGCGTCCGAGTGCCACGTGGTTGATTTAAAAGATGAGTTTGTGAAGCGCTACGTGTACCCAACACTCAAGACCGGGGCTATTTACGAAGGCACTTATTTATTGGGCACGGCTATGGCGCGTCCGATTATTGCCAAAGCTCAGGTTGAAGTGGCTCGTAAAGTGGGTGCGGATGCGCTGGCGCACGGTTGTACCGGTAAAGGGAATGATCAGGTACGTTTTGAGTCCTGCTACGCGGCGTTAGCACCTGACTTACAAGTGATAGCTCCGTGGCGTGAATGGGAGTTAAGCAGTCGGGAGTCTCTGTTGGATTATCTGGCAGAGCGGAATATTCCGTGCTCGGCGTCAGCGACCAAAATTTACAGCCGGGATGCCAACGCCTGGCACATTTCGCACGAAGGCGGCGAGCTGGAAGACCCCTGGTGTGAGCCTACGGATAAAGTCTGGACCATGACGACATCGCCAGAGCAAGCGCCGGATAAACCGGAATATGTTTCTGTTACGGTCGAAAATGGCGACATCACGGCGGTGAATGACAAGGCACTGTCGCCTTTCGAATGCCTGAATGTGTTGAATGACATTGCCGCTAAGCATGGTGTCGGGCGGGTGGATATTGTCGAAAACCGTTTAGTGGGCATGAAAAGCCGTGGTTGTTACGAAACTCCCGGTGGTACGGTGATGATGGCTGCGTTACAGGCGATTGATGAGCTGGTATTGGATAAAACCAGCCGCAGCTGGAAAGCGCAATTGAGCGAACAGTTTGCACAGCTGTTGTACGACGGCCGCTGGTTTACCCCATTGCAGCAGTCGGTCATGAGCGCGGCACAATCACTGTGTTCGACCGCCAGCGGCGACGTGGTGCTGAAGCTCTATAAAGGCTCAGTGACTGCGGTTCAGAAACGTTCTCCGAATAGCTTATACAGCGAAGACTTTGCGACTTTTGGTGCGGACGAAGTCTATAACCAGGCGCACGCCGAAGGTTTTATTCGGTTGTTCTCTCTTCCCAGCCGGATAGCGGCGTTACAGAAGCAGCAAAAGAGGTAG
- a CDS encoding MBL fold metallo-hydrolase, with product MRKLLVSGLLAVFALPATADRFEDVTIEHNEVADNIYMLTGAGGNILMSSGSDGVFMIDDQYTQMSERIADKVKELSGEDVKYILNTHFHGDHVGSNMWFASNQGSTIFAHDHVRERLSNDDNFEAMGLPAITFDSGITFHFNDDTIYVFHLPAGHTDGDSAVWFEDANVLHPGDLFFNKRFPFIDLKSGGDVDGYIANVEQLLDRITDETVIIPGHGPLADKADYESFLSMIKETKAEVDAMKQNGMSLEEVQAKGLSDKWADWSWSFINEERWIATLY from the coding sequence ATGCGTAAGCTTTTAGTAAGCGGTTTACTGGCGGTGTTTGCGCTGCCAGCCACAGCCGATCGTTTCGAAGACGTCACCATTGAACATAATGAAGTGGCGGACAATATCTATATGCTGACCGGTGCCGGCGGCAATATTCTGATGTCTTCCGGCAGTGACGGCGTGTTTATGATCGACGACCAATATACGCAAATGTCAGAGCGCATCGCCGATAAGGTCAAAGAACTCAGCGGCGAAGACGTGAAATACATTCTGAACACTCACTTCCACGGCGACCATGTCGGCTCGAACATGTGGTTTGCCAGTAATCAGGGTTCGACAATTTTCGCACACGATCATGTGCGCGAACGCCTAAGCAATGACGACAATTTCGAAGCAATGGGTCTGCCGGCGATCACTTTTGACTCGGGCATTACGTTTCACTTTAACGACGACACCATTTACGTGTTTCACTTGCCTGCCGGACATACCGACGGTGACAGTGCCGTATGGTTTGAAGACGCGAATGTTTTGCACCCGGGCGACTTATTCTTCAATAAACGCTTCCCGTTTATTGATCTGAAAAGCGGTGGCGACGTGGACGGTTACATTGCTAATGTCGAGCAGTTATTAGACCGTATTACCGATGAAACGGTGATTATTCCCGGCCACGGTCCCCTGGCTGACAAAGCTGACTATGAAAGCTTCTTGTCGATGATAAAAGAGACCAAAGCCGAAGTAGACGCCATGAAGCAGAATGGCATGAGCCTTGAAGAAGTGCAGGCGAAAGGCCTCAGTGACAAGTGGGCTGACTGGAGTTGGTCCTTTATTAACGAAGAGCGCTGGATTGCAACGCTCTACTAA
- a CDS encoding ornithine carbamoyltransferase, which translates to MMKHCLSGLELSPADTLQLLALAQAQKAFPEKYQHALAGKSVVTLFEKPSLRTRLSFDIGLQKLGGHAVYLNEQGQGMGVRETVADYARNLSCWADAIVARVMSHRTLEELAQHASVPVVNSLCDKFHPCQALADFLTLQEQYGKVKGLKLVYLGDGNNVSHSLMLTAATVGADCTVICPKGYEPNADLVKKAQALAAQSGAHIVMTHDITAVADADALYTDTWVSMGDDQPLDAVREIFYPYQINAPLVEQSGATSVLHCQPAHRGYEITSDVMDGPLSRCFQQAENRLYAQNALLTLLLNPTAAVLPESMEKAS; encoded by the coding sequence ATGATGAAACATTGTTTATCCGGGCTGGAGCTTTCTCCGGCTGACACATTGCAATTATTGGCTTTAGCGCAAGCGCAAAAAGCTTTCCCCGAAAAATACCAACACGCACTGGCCGGTAAAAGTGTGGTCACCTTATTTGAAAAGCCTAGCCTCCGTACGCGGCTGTCTTTTGACATTGGCCTGCAAAAACTGGGCGGTCATGCTGTCTACCTGAATGAGCAGGGGCAGGGCATGGGCGTGCGCGAAACGGTGGCGGATTACGCGCGCAATCTCTCTTGCTGGGCGGATGCGATTGTCGCCCGGGTGATGTCGCATCGTACCTTAGAAGAATTAGCGCAGCACGCTTCCGTTCCTGTTGTGAACAGTCTGTGCGACAAGTTTCATCCTTGTCAGGCGTTGGCGGACTTTCTGACGCTGCAGGAGCAGTACGGCAAGGTTAAAGGGCTAAAACTGGTGTATTTAGGTGACGGTAATAATGTCTCGCATTCACTGATGCTAACCGCTGCCACAGTAGGTGCCGACTGCACCGTTATTTGTCCGAAAGGCTATGAGCCCAATGCGGATTTGGTGAAGAAAGCACAAGCGCTTGCAGCTCAAAGCGGCGCCCATATTGTGATGACGCACGATATTACTGCGGTGGCAGATGCCGATGCGCTCTACACCGACACCTGGGTATCCATGGGGGATGATCAACCTCTGGATGCAGTTCGTGAGATTTTCTACCCCTATCAAATTAACGCGCCGCTGGTTGAGCAAAGTGGCGCCACTTCGGTGTTGCACTGCCAGCCCGCGCATCGCGGCTATGAAATCACGTCCGATGTTATGGACGGTCCACTGTCCCGCTGTTTCCAGCAAGCCGAGAACCGGCTTTACGCACAAAATGCGTTATTAACCTTGTTATTAAACCCAACGGCAGCAGTACTGCCAGAATCTATGGAGAAAGCCTCATGA